DNA from Mucilaginibacter mallensis:
GGCATTTGATCAAAAACTTGATCAAACAGCCAATCAGCTTAACCAACTGGCGCAGCAGCAACAAAAATTAGCCGACCAGAATAAACAGCCAAATACTGACACAAAAACAGCACAGCAGGAGCAGCAAAAAGTAGCCAATGATTTTCAGGAGGTTAAAAAAACGCTGGATGATCTGAAAAAGGAGAACGATCAGAATGAGCAGAAGATGGATTTTGAAGATCCGGCGAAAGATGTAAAAAATATAGCCCAGCAAATGCAGGAAAGCAGTGATGACCTGCAAAAAAATAACAATTCAAAAGCATCGCAATCGCAACAGCAAGCCGCCAAACAAATGCAGCAACTTGCCAGCAAAATGAAACAACAAAATGAGGAAAGCCAGGAAGCCGAAAACAACATAGATATACAGGAACTGCGCGAATTGCTTAAAAATCTGGTAAACAGCTCCTTTCAGCAGGAAAATGTGATGCAAACGCTAAAGGGCACCAACCCTACCGATCCTAATTATATCACCCTTGCCCAAAAGCAAAAAGATATAAAAGACAATCTTAAAACAGCCGAAGATAGTTTGTATGCGCTGAGCAGGCGTGTGCCGCAAATACAATCAACCGTTAATAAAGAAATTACCGGGATAAATGATCATATTGATAAAGCGCTTGTTAATTTGGGCGACCGGCAAACACCCGAAGCATCAGGTAATCAGCAATTCGCGATGACGGCCATGAACAATTTGGCACTAATGTTGAGTGAAGCGCTTGAACAATTACAGAATATGCAAAAAAATGGGCAGGGAAAAGGGAAAGGAAAAAAACAATCCCTTGCGCAACTGGCACAAATGCAACAGCAATTGAACCAGAATATGCAAAAAGCCCGCGAGCAAATGCAACAACAAGGCAATCAGGGGAAAAATGGCCAAAAACAAGGTCAGGGTACTCCCAAAGATGGCCAGGAGGGTAATATGAGCGAGCAGTTGGCTAAAATGGCACGGCAACAGCAAATGATACGGGAGATGTTGCAGCAGATTAACCAGGACGAAAATAAAGATGGCAGGAATGGTTTGGGCGATCTTGATAAAATTTCGCAGCAAATGGAACAAAACGAACGCGATCTCGTAAACAAGAGAATCACCGATGAAGCATTAAAAAGGCAACAGCAGATTCAAAGCAGATTACTGGACGCGGAAAAGGCTGACCAACAGCGCGAACAGGATCAGCAGCGCGAAAGTCATGCCGGCAAAGACATGCCTCCCGGGTATATTAAAGCATTGCAGGATTACCAACAAGTAAAAGCAAAACAGACAGAACAGATCAGAACGGTATCTCCGGCACTTAACTTATATTATAAACAAAGAATAAATTTGTACTTTGATCAAATTAATGCCAAGTAGTATGGAACAGGAAAAAGTTCGGGTAGGCAAATTATACACCTTACAGCTGCAAGCCAAAGAGGAAAGTATAGCCCAACTGGAGAATTTAATTGAAAACATAGCAGACAGGTATGGCATCAGCGAGGATACCTTTGCTAATATGATGACTTGCCTTAATGAAGCTTTGATCAATGCCATGAAACATGGCAACAAAATGGATCCGAATAAAAAGGTAATTATAAATGCTGAGGTTGAATCCAAACGCATCGTATGGACTATTACCGACGAAGGTGAAGGGTTTGATTATACCCATTTGCCCGACCCTACAGCGCCTGAAAACCTGGAGAACTTAACGGGCCGTGGTATATTTATTATAAAACATCTTGCCGATCAGTGCATATTTAACACCACGGGCAACGAAATAGAACTTCATTTTAAGATATAATGCCTGCAATACAGTTTTTTGAAGAAGATATTGCCTATAAGCTAAAGAATAAAACACAGGTAAGGCAATGGATAACTGATACTATACTTGCCGAAGGCTATAAATTAAAAGAACTTACCTACATCTTTTGCTCGGATGCTTATTTATTGCAGATAAACCAGCAATACCTCGACCATGATACTTATACCGACATTGTAACCTTTGATAACTCAGAGATTGAGGGCGCAATTATCGGCGATATTTTTATATCGATAGACCGTATCAGGGATAACGCGGCCAAGTTTGGCGTTACCGAAGCAACCGAATTACACCGGGTAATTATACATGGTGTTTTGCATTTATTGGGCTACACGGATAAATCGGTGGCTGATAAGAATAAAATGACACAAAAAGAAGATTTCTATTTGAACAGACGAAGCTTTAATAGCTAATTTTACGTTATAAACACATCATTATAAAAACAATTAGCCATGAAATTATTAGCGATCTTTTTAACTTTAATGCTGATCACGCCGGCAGCTGAAGTTTATCAGTTTAAATTAAAAACTATTGACGGGCAGGACTTTTCTTTAGCCAAATACAAAGGCAAAAAGATATTGGTCGTTAACACCGCCTCAAAATGCGGTTATACCCCGCAATATGCCGACCTGCAAAAATTGGCAGACCTGTATAAAGACAAAGTTGTAGTAGTTGGTTTCCCTGAAAACAACTTTGCCGGCCAGGAACCAGGTACTAACGCTGAAATTAAAAGCTTTTGCACAGGCAAATACAACGTTACCTTCCCTTTAAGCGAAAAAGTGAGTGTTAAGGGCGATGATATTGCACCTCTGTTTAAATATTTGACGGAAGCACCAAACCCTGATTTTACAGGCGAAGTAAAATGGAACTTTGAAAAATTCCTGCTTGATGAAAATGGTAAGCTGATCCACCGTTACCGTTCAGCAGTAAAACCATTGGATCCAGCAATTACAAATGCGTTGTAAGTAAAACTCATACTAAAAAGAAAAGCCACTGAATATTCAGTGGCTTTTCTTTTATCCGGCAATCTTTTAATCTTTTCCCTGTTTCTTAGCCTTTTTAGTAGAATCCTGCTGCGCTTTTTGATCTTTCTGATCGTTTTTTGCCTTTGCTATTGAATCCTGTTTCGCTTTTTTAGCCTTTTTCTTCTTGTTAAAATACCCTTTCAGCAAAAAGTTATGCTGTGCTGCTGTAAGGTCCTCGTTTAAGGTTGAGGTTGTTGTATGCACATTTGCCATGGTGGTTTTTGCCTGTTTAACAGTAGCATCAAGGTCATTAGCCATTTTATCATTATTCAACAAACGGCCCAGGCTGCCTTTGCCACTGTTTACCTTACCGGTAATATCCGATAAGTTTTGTATCAGCGTGCCCGCATTATCGGCAATACCGGTTAATTTACTGATGATCTTGTCAACATCCATTGGGTTTACTGTGGCCAGTTGTGCTCCATTTTGTACTTCTTGTGCGCCATCAGCACCCCCGGGGGCAACAACCATCAATTTCTCGCCCATCAAACCATCACTGCTAATACTCATTTTCGAATCTGTTTTAACGAATTTCTTAACATTGTTATTCAAGGTAAGGTCAACCCTTACGGAGCTATCTGTTACAATGGTTATGGCATCAACCACGCCTACATTAATACCGGCAAATCGCACATTGTTACCAACCCGCAACCCATTTACATTTTTAAACCTGCCATAAACATTAAATGTTGAATTAAAGAGGCTTTTCTTACTCCCTAACAGAAACACGGCCAGTACCAACACCACTAAGCCGGTAAAGGCAAATAATCCTATTTTTATTTTTTGAGATGCGGTAGTTTTCATGATATATCTTTAAAAAATTCTTTTACAATTTGGTCTTTAGATTTCTGGAGGGCTTCAAATGTGCCCTCAGCTATATATTTTCCATCATTCATAATCACTATACGGTCGGCAGTTATGCGTGCGCATTCCATATCATGAGTTATAATAATTGATGTCGTTTTATATTTTTTTTGCATGGATAAGATCAGTTCACTTATCTCCCGTGATGTTATCGGGTCGAGGCCGGTTGTTGGCTCATCATACAGCATTATTTCGGGTTTAATGATCAGGGTACGCGCCAAACCTATCCGCTTGCGCATGCCTCCCGATAGATCTGAGGGTAATTTATCCACCGAATCGAGCAATCCTACGCCATCTAAAACCTCATTTATGCGTTCCTGTATCTCATGCTCATCTTTCAACTTTAAAACCCTTGTAAGCGGAAATTCCAGATTTTCACGCACCGTCATTGAATCATACAGCGCCCCGCTCTGGAACAGGAAACCGATCTTCATTCTCAATTGCTTCAGTTCCTCAGCATTCATATCGGCCACTTCATCACCAAAAACTTTTAACGAACCCCCATCGGGTACCAGCATGCCCACTATACATTGTATAGTAACAGATTTGCCCTCGCCCGATTTACCCAACACCACCACATTTTCGCCACTATGTACCTCCAGGTTAATATCCTTTAGCACTTCTTTTTTACCGAATGATTTCTTGAGGCCCTTAATAGCTATAACCACCCCTTTTTTAGGGGTTTTTGCATGCGCTTTATGTTCCTTTACCTCTTCCATATTATTTATAAAATAATATACTGGTGATTTGAACAGCTATGGCATCAATCACAAAAACCCATAGCGAGGCCGTTACAACAGCTGAATTTACCGCTATACCAACACTCTCGGTACCTTTGTTTGAATTGTAACCTTTATAGCATCCCACAAAACCAATGGCGAAGCCAAAAAATATGGTTTTAACAAATGCAGGTAAAAAATCAGAAAAATCAATTGCGGCTACACACTTATGGAAGTATAATACATAACTAATGCTATCGGTAATATTTAATGCGATAAAGCCCCCTATCAACCCTATCACATCGCCAATTATGGTCAATAAAGGAACCATGCAGGTTACCGCCAGTATGCGTGTAACCACTAAATATTGCAGCGGACTGGCGCCCGATACTTCCATCGCATCAATTTGCTCGGTAACTTTCATGCTGCCCAGCTCGGCACCTATGCTTGATGCTATTTTGCCCGAACAGATGAGCGCGGTAATCACCGGCCCTATTTCGCGAATGAGTGATACAGCTAAAGTGGTGGGCAGCATGCTTTCCTCACCAAACGATACTAATGAGGGCCTTAGCTGCAGTATAAGTACCGCCCCCATTATAAAGGAGGTTATGCCAACCAGCATCATTGACCGGTAACCGATCTCATAACACTGGCGCACAAATTCCGACCACTCGAAACCTCCCGCAAATATATTTTTAAAAAAACTGGTGAAGAAAACGCATTGATCGCCAATGCCTGCAAACCATTTTCTCCAGCCAGTGAGCTCATGCTCCTGTACTGCTGCCATAGGTGTTAGTTAAGTGTCTGTTACAACAAATAATAAGCTATTTGTTTTGTTAACGTTCAAAATAAACTTAACCTTGGCTTAACGCAGCGGCTTGTTACATAGGCACTTCTATTAAGAGTAAACGGGATTTCGCTTCGGTTATAATTGTAATTGAACTGGTATTATAAACACCCAAAGCATCCTTTTTGTTTAATGTTGTGCCGTCTATTTCGGCAGCACCATCAATTACAAACACATAAACACCATTACCTGGTTGTTTAATATCGTAAGTAAACTCTTTGCCTGCTTCAAAATCGCCCATTGAGAATGTTGCATCCTGGTTTATCCAAAGCGTATCAGCATTTTTATCCGGAGATATCAATGTGGTTAACTCGTTCAGCTTTAAAACATCGGTAAAGTTCTTTTGGTCGTACCGTGGTTTAATGTTCCTTTCCTTGGGGAAAAGCCATATCTGCAAGGTATTGGCAGCTTCTGTTTTAGAGTGATTGTACTCTGAGTGGGTAACTCCGCTCCCTGCCGACATTACCTGAACCTCACCTGCGTGTATTACGCCTATGTTCCCCATGCTATCCTTATGCTCCAATGCGCCTGAAATTGGGATAGTGATGATCTCCATATTATCGTGCGGATGCGTTCCAAAACCTTTGCCACCTGCAATAATATCGTCATTTAAAACCCTTAATGCACCGAAATGTACTTTTTCAGGATCGTAATAAGAAGCAAAGCTGAAAGAGAAATTTGCCTTTAACCAGCCTATATCGTTGTGTCCGCGTTTATCGGCGGCATAATATATTTTTTCCATGTCTTTTATATTTATATGTTTAAACATGCAATTTTTATTCCATATATTAATTATATGTATTTTTGCAAGGAAATTTGTTTAAACATGGCATATAAAGCTATAATTGCGGGCGCAAGCGGACTAATTGGCAGTAAATTATTAACTATCCTGCTAAACCAGCCGGAGTATGCCGAAGTGGTAATTTTAGTCAGAAAATCAACCGGCATTCAGCATGCAAAATTAAAGGAGCTGGTAATTGATTATGACCAGTTAGATAATTATGCTGATGAAATATCGGGCCATGCTATATTTAGCTGCCTGGGTACAACCAATAACAAAACATCGGATAAAAATGTCTATCGTAAAATAGATCATGATTACCCGGTTAAACTGGCACAATTAGCATTGAAAAATGGCGTTAAGCAGTTTCATTTAGTTTCATCAATTGGTGCCAACGCCCAATCATCTACTTTTTACATCAAACTAAAAGGCGAAACAGAAGAGGATATAATTAAAGTTGGATTAAAAACCGTGCATATCTATCAGCCCTCATTAATAACCGGCGACAGGAAAGAGCACAGGCTTGCCGAAAAGATAATAACCCCGATAATGAAGCTCATTGACCCTTTATTATTTGGCAGTTTAAAAAAATACAGGAGCATACCGGCACAAACTATTGCGATGGCCATGTTCAAAGAATCGATTAATAACGAAGAGGGCATATTTATACATCCCTCCGATAATATAAAACAAATAGCGTGAGTACTTATATTTCAGCCGAGAACCTCGGTCATTCTTTTCATGATAAGTGGTTGTTTAAAAATGTAACCATTGGCATTAACCGCGGGCGCAGGGTTGCACTGGTGGGCATTAATGGCGCAGGAAAATCAACCCTGTTAAAGCTTTTGGCAGGTGAGTTTTTACCAACCGAGGGTAAAGTAGTACGTAGTCGTGATTTGAGGTTAGGCTATTTGGAGCAGGATCCGCACTTTAAAAATGCTGTTTCCATCAGCGATTATATTTTTCATGCTGATAATGTGCAGCAGCAAGCCATCAGAAAATACGAAGAATTGCTGGAAAACGACCCCGATAATGCCAAAGCTATTGATAAAGCTATGGAAGAACTGGGCGATGTGGATGCCTGGGAATATGAATACAAGATCAAAACGATATTAGGCAGGTTGGATATTCACCACCTGAATCAGCATATCGATACCCTATCGGGCGGCCAAAAGAAGCGTTTGGCCCTTGCCCGTTTGCTTATTGAAGATCCGGATATCTATATTTTAGATGAGCCTACCAACCACCTGGACATTGATACCATTGAATGGTTGGAGAAATTACTGACCGAAGGATCGAAAACCATACTGATGGTTACGCACGACAGGTATTTCCTGGATAATGTTTGTAACGAGATATTGGAGATTGACCGTGGTAAAATGATCCCCTACGTAGGCAACTATGGCTATTATTTAGAGAAAAAAGCAGAACGCGAAAGCGCTGATGAGGCACAGTTCCAAAAAAACAGCAATTTACTGAAGAAAGAATTGGAGTGGATGCGCAGGCAACCACAGGCCCGCGGTACAAAATCAAAGGCACGTATTGATGCTTTTTATGATCTGGAAGAGAAAACAAAGAATACCGGCATTAAGGAAAAGGTTGAACTGAGCGTAAAAACAGCACGCCAGGGCAACAAGATCATGGAACTACACCATATCAGCAAGGCTTTTAACGGCATTACTTATACCGATAACTTTAGCTATGTATTCAAAAAAGGTGATCGTATTGGCTTAGCTGGCAAGAACGGCAGCGGCAAATCCACCTTATTAAACATGATAACAAGTGCGCTACAACCTGATAAAGGCACTATTGAAACGGGTGAAACTACCGTAATGGGCTATTTTCACCAGGCTGGTATTACCTTTAAGGATGATGAGCGTGTAATAGATGTAGTTAAAAACGTAGCAGAGTTTATTACAATGGCTGATGGGAAGACCATTTCAGCTTCTGCCCTACTTACTTTGTTCCTTTTCCCACCGGCTAAACAATATGGTTTTATTGCCAATTTAAGCGGCGGCGAGAAAAAAAGGCTGCAATTAATGAGCATCCTGATGAAGAACCCTAACTTCCTGATACTGGATGAGCCCACCAATGACCTGGATATTGACACACTTAACGTACTTGAAGAGTTCCTTACCAACTATGGCGGCGTGTTAATGATGGTATCGCATGATAGGTATTTACTGGATAAGCTAACCGATCAGCTATTCATAGTAGAAGAAAAAGGCCATGTAAGGATATATAATGGCAATTATTCATCATACCGTATTGAGCAGGAAGAAGCCCGTCAGCAGAAAAAGACCACTCCTGTTGCAGCATCCCAACCTGTTCAGGCTAAGAAAAGCAAGCTAAGTTTTAAAGAAACAAAGGAGCTTGAAACCCTCGAACAAGAGATTGTTAAGATTGAAAATCAGCTATTGGATTGCAATAAACAGCTGGACACAGCGGGTATTGATAACAACAAACTGAATGAGATACTGGATAAGATCAACACATTAAACAACCAGCTTGACGAAAAAAGCATCCGCTGGATAGAGTTAACTGAACTAAAAGAGTCATAAATGAAAGCTTCTGATATCATAGCTTCAATAGGTGTTATTATACTTTTAATAGCGTTTCTTTTAAATTTATATAAGAAACTACCTAGTTCAAGTAAGGTATATATCTTTATGAATTTCTTAGGTGCAGCTATATGTTGTTTCTCATCATACCTGATAAAATTCTATCCATTTGTGGTATTAGAAAGCATATGGTCACTTGTAGCTTTGGTCTCATTATTTAAGGTTCCACGTGAAACATCGGGCAACAATAAATAACATTATTCAATGTTTCACGTGGAACATGCGGACTAAAAAGTACATTTTGTAAAGAATAAATATTTGATGTTTCACGTGAAACATCAATAAAACAATAAGAATAACGTTCTATATAGAGCGATTTATAGGTAAATAGCCATGTTTAAGAAGTATAATGTAATAGTAGTTGGCGCAGGCCATGCCGGTTGTGAAGCAGCAGCGGCAGCAGCCAATCTCGGTTCATCAGTATTATTGATCACCATGAATATGGGTACTATAGCACAGATGAGCTGTAACCCTGCTATGGGTGGTGTTGCCAAAGGGCAAATAGTACGTGAGATTGATGCAATGGGTGGGTATTCAGGTATTATAACCGATAAAACATCTTTGCAGTTCCGCATGCTAAACAAGTCTAAAGGCCCTGCTATGTGGAGCCCACGTGCGCAAAGTGATCGTGCACGCTTCGCTGAGGAATGGCGTTTAGCTTTAGAAAGGACACCCAATGTTGATTTCTGGCAGGATACCGTTACATCCCTATTAGTAAAGAACAATACTATTTGTGGTGTTAAAACATCTATAGGTATAGAGATAGAAGCTGATTCGGTAGTACTAACTAATGGTACTTTTTTAAACGGTGTAATACATATAGGCGAGAAACGTTTTGGTGGTGGTCGCACAGGTGAGAAAGCAGCAACAGGTTTAACCGAGCAATTAGTGGAACTTGGCTTTGAATCGGGTAGAATGAAGACAGGTACCCCACCCCGTGTGGATGGAAGAAGCCTGAACTATTCATTAATGGAAGAACAATGGGGCGATGAAGAACGTGGCCGCTTCTCTTATACTGATGTAGAACTTGCCAATGATCAACGTTGCTGCTGGATAACATATACCAATAGCAAGGTGCATGAAACATTGAAAGAAGGCTTTGAAAGATCACCCATGTTTACCGGCAGAATAAAAGGCCTGGGGCCTCGTTATTGCCCATCAATTGAAGATAAAATAAACCGTTTCGCTGAGCGCGAGCGCCACCAGATATTTGTTGAGCCTGAAGGATGGAACACCGTTGAGATCTATGTAAATGGTTTCTCTACTTCATTACCTGAAGAGATTCAGTACAAAGCATTGACCCAGATACCAGGCTTTGAAACAGTAAAAATGTTCCGTCCGGGTTATGCTATTGAATATGATTTCTTTCCTCCTACCCAACTGAGTTTAACATTAGAAACCAAGCTGATTAGCAACCTATATTTCGCCGGACAAATAAATGGAACAACCGGTTATGAGGAAGCGGCATCACAAGGTTTTATGGCTGGTATCAATGCACATCAAAAGATCAACGATAAACATGAACTGATACTGAAAAGATCAGAGTCGTACATCGGTGTATTGATTGATGACCTGGTGACCAAAGGAACAGAAGAGCCTTACCGCATGTTTACCTCAAGAGCAGAGCATCGCTTATTACTTCGTCAGGATAATGCTGATATCAGGTTAAGCCCTATAGGTCATGATTTGGGATTGATCAATGATCAGCGTTTAGAGAAGGTGAATAATAAGGTTAAGAACTCTGATGATATTGTTGCTTATACCAAAGCAAGGTCCATCGATCCATCAAATGTTAATACCCTATTGGATTCGTTAGAGACAAGCCCTATTTCGCAAGGAGCCAAATTATTTAATTTACTGAGCAGGCCTCAGGTTGCATTTACAGATTTGAGAAAGGCAGATTCAGCCCTTGATGAGCTCTTATCAAAATATGACAAAGAAACTGTTGAGCAGGCTGAAATAAAAATCAAATATGAGAGTTATTTTGAAAAGGAAATGGACATTGTTGATCGTATGAAAAAAATGGAGGACCGTGAAATAAATGCAGCGTTTGATTATCACACCCTGCAGTCACTTTCAAAAGAAGCACGTGAAAAACTAATGAAGATAAAACCACGCACTTTGGGCCAGGCATCTCGGATTTCGGGCGTTTCACCGTCTGATATTTCTGTTTTAATGGTTCACATGTCAAGATAAGTTTATAATTAACTGTATATCAATTAAATATAAAAATTTGCGATTAGAGCCATTATTTTTAATTTCGAATATCAATCATTGTCAAAAACTAAAAATCGATTATAGCCTATAAAAACTATGTTAAATAAAAGGGATCTGTTTTTTTATAAAAATTTACTGTTTGTGGCTATAGTTTTAATGATTTTTGGGTGTGCTAGTCAGCAATTACCTCATGGCGGGCCAAAAGATGTGACTCCTCCCCGATTAGTGAAGGCTACCCCTCCAAATATGACGCGTCACTTTGCGGCAAAAACTGTGCGACTGGATTTCGACGAGTATTTTAAATTGAACAATCAATTTACAGAAATATCAATGAGCCCCGTGCAGGACAAGCAACCGGAGTTTAAAATCAAAGACAAAAGCCTGGTGATAAATTTTAAAGATACGCTGCAAAAAAACACAACCTATGTCATCAACTTTGGTAAGGCTATACAGGATGTTAATGAAGGCAATACTTTAAAAAACTTTACTTACGTTTTTTCTACAGGTCCTCATATCGATTCGCTCAGTGTATCGGGTAACGTTACCAACTCCTTAACGCAGCAAAGAGAAAAAGATGTAACGGTTATGCTTTTCCCGATGGATAAAGACTCTGTATATTTTGGTAAAAAGAAACCGACTATTTATGCCACTACTGATACCGCAGGTAATTTCTCATTAAACAACTTACATGACGGTGATTATACCATCTACGCTTTAAAAGAATCTGCTCCCGACAGGATCTATGACAAAGATGATGAACTGATAGCATTCCTAAAAAAACCCATCCACCTTTATTCAGATACCTCAGATATAAAATTATCCCTGTTTCAGCAGGATCCTCAAAAGTTCCGAATGGTTGAAAAGAAATTTGATCAGGACGGTAAACTATTTATGGTGTTTAATAAAAAGCTTACTAATCCATCATTAAAAGTTATTTATCCGCCAACTTTCGATAATTTAAAAATAGTAGAGTTCAGCAAAACAAATGACACGGCCAAGCTTTATATGAAGAATATGGATTTTGACTCATTAAGTGTAGCCGTATTGGACAATGGCAAACCTATTGATACTGTAACAAAAGAAAAAGGCCGGAAAGAGACCTTTAAAAAGGACTTTACATTTGTATTGAGCAGTGGTGCCAATAATAAATTAAAACCTTATACAGACCTGCTAATAACCTCAACAGCGCCAATAGATAACATAGATGAATCACAAATTACCTTAAGCGAAGATTCAACATCAGTAGCTTTTAACTTAGTTAAAGATACATCAGGTACAAGGAAGTTTACGATGAAATATCACTGGAAACAGGATGCAAAGTATATTGTTGATTTTGAGCCGGGAGCATTCACTAGTATCTATGGCCAAAAGAATATAAGATTTGTAAAATCGTTCACTATTGATAAAGCTGAGAATTACAGTACACTAACATTGCATGTAACTGTGCCCGATACCTCAAAACAATACATAGTTCAGTTTTACCAGGATAATAAAAATATACTCAACAGCTACCCGATAAGTAAAAACGGTAATATAGTTTACAAGAATTACCTGACTGGCAAATATCACATAAGAGTGATATACGACTCCAATCGTAACGGCAAATGGGATACCGGTAATGTAAAAAAGAGACTATACCCTGAAAACATCTGGATAGATCCTACAGAAATAACACTACGGCCTAACTGGGATGCGGAGGATAAACTGGATATACCTAGGGAGGTTGTAGTTCAGTAATAACAGTAACTCATTGTCATACTGAACTTGTTTCAGCACCCCACATGCTAAGTCTTCACCAAGCAACTTGCTTGTCCTGTGTGATCCCGAAACAAGTTCGGGATGACGGTTTATTAATTGTTTATTCCTTAAACCAACCCGAGTACATTATATAATTATTCGGCAAACGTGTTAACATTTCACGCTGGGCATCAGTAATTGGCTTTATCTTTTTTGCAGGAGCACCTGCATATAAAAAGCCAGAATCACAAATAGTTTTCTCCAATACAACTGAACCAGCTGCTATAATAACAAATGGCTCTACAATAGCATGATCCATCACAATGGCTCCCATACCTACTAATACATTATCATGCAACGTGCAGCCATGTACAAGCGCGTTGTGCCCTATTGACACGTTGTTACCAATGTTTGTAGGTGCATATTGATAGCTACAGTGGATCACCGCACCATCCTGTATATTAGTGTTGTTACCTATCTTGATATAATGTACATCACCACGTATAACCGCGTTGAACCAAACGGAGCAATTATCGCCCATAACCACATCACCAACTATGGTAGCATTTTCGGCTATAAAACAGTC
Protein-coding regions in this window:
- a CDS encoding pirin family protein; translated protein: MEKIYYAADKRGHNDIGWLKANFSFSFASYYDPEKVHFGALRVLNDDIIAGGKGFGTHPHDNMEIITIPISGALEHKDSMGNIGVIHAGEVQVMSAGSGVTHSEYNHSKTEAANTLQIWLFPKERNIKPRYDQKNFTDVLKLNELTTLISPDKNADTLWINQDATFSMGDFEAGKEFTYDIKQPGNGVYVFVIDGAAEIDGTTLNKKDALGVYNTSSITIITEAKSRLLLIEVPM
- a CDS encoding glutathione peroxidase is translated as MKLLAIFLTLMLITPAAEVYQFKLKTIDGQDFSLAKYKGKKILVVNTASKCGYTPQYADLQKLADLYKDKVVVVGFPENNFAGQEPGTNAEIKSFCTGKYNVTFPLSEKVSVKGDDIAPLFKYLTEAPNPDFTGEVKWNFEKFLLDENGKLIHRYRSAVKPLDPAITNAL
- a CDS encoding MlaD family protein, giving the protein MKTTASQKIKIGLFAFTGLVVLVLAVFLLGSKKSLFNSTFNVYGRFKNVNGLRVGNNVRFAGINVGVVDAITIVTDSSVRVDLTLNNNVKKFVKTDSKMSISSDGLMGEKLMVVAPGGADGAQEVQNGAQLATVNPMDVDKIISKLTGIADNAGTLIQNLSDITGKVNSGKGSLGRLLNNDKMANDLDATVKQAKTTMANVHTTTSTLNEDLTAAQHNFLLKGYFNKKKKAKKAKQDSIAKAKNDQKDQKAQQDSTKKAKKQGKD
- a CDS encoding ABC-F family ATP-binding cassette domain-containing protein yields the protein MSTYISAENLGHSFHDKWLFKNVTIGINRGRRVALVGINGAGKSTLLKLLAGEFLPTEGKVVRSRDLRLGYLEQDPHFKNAVSISDYIFHADNVQQQAIRKYEELLENDPDNAKAIDKAMEELGDVDAWEYEYKIKTILGRLDIHHLNQHIDTLSGGQKKRLALARLLIEDPDIYILDEPTNHLDIDTIEWLEKLLTEGSKTILMVTHDRYFLDNVCNEILEIDRGKMIPYVGNYGYYLEKKAERESADEAQFQKNSNLLKKELEWMRRQPQARGTKSKARIDAFYDLEEKTKNTGIKEKVELSVKTARQGNKIMELHHISKAFNGITYTDNFSYVFKKGDRIGLAGKNGSGKSTLLNMITSALQPDKGTIETGETTVMGYFHQAGITFKDDERVIDVVKNVAEFITMADGKTISASALLTLFLFPPAKQYGFIANLSGGEKKRLQLMSILMKNPNFLILDEPTNDLDIDTLNVLEEFLTNYGGVLMMVSHDRYLLDKLTDQLFIVEEKGHVRIYNGNYSSYRIEQEEARQQKKTTPVAASQPVQAKKSKLSFKETKELETLEQEIVKIENQLLDCNKQLDTAGIDNNKLNEILDKINTLNNQLDEKSIRWIELTELKES
- a CDS encoding NAD(P)H-binding protein, translated to MAYKAIIAGASGLIGSKLLTILLNQPEYAEVVILVRKSTGIQHAKLKELVIDYDQLDNYADEISGHAIFSCLGTTNNKTSDKNVYRKIDHDYPVKLAQLALKNGVKQFHLVSSIGANAQSSTFYIKLKGETEEDIIKVGLKTVHIYQPSLITGDRKEHRLAEKIITPIMKLIDPLLFGSLKKYRSIPAQTIAMAMFKESINNEEGIFIHPSDNIKQIA
- a CDS encoding ATP-binding protein; amino-acid sequence: MEQEKVRVGKLYTLQLQAKEESIAQLENLIENIADRYGISEDTFANMMTCLNEALINAMKHGNKMDPNKKVIINAEVESKRIVWTITDEGEGFDYTHLPDPTAPENLENLTGRGIFIIKHLADQCIFNTTGNEIELHFKI
- a CDS encoding ABC transporter ATP-binding protein produces the protein MEEVKEHKAHAKTPKKGVVIAIKGLKKSFGKKEVLKDINLEVHSGENVVVLGKSGEGKSVTIQCIVGMLVPDGGSLKVFGDEVADMNAEELKQLRMKIGFLFQSGALYDSMTVRENLEFPLTRVLKLKDEHEIQERINEVLDGVGLLDSVDKLPSDLSGGMRKRIGLARTLIIKPEIMLYDEPTTGLDPITSREISELILSMQKKYKTTSIIITHDMECARITADRIVIMNDGKYIAEGTFEALQKSKDQIVKEFFKDIS
- a CDS encoding MlaE family ABC transporter permease → MAAVQEHELTGWRKWFAGIGDQCVFFTSFFKNIFAGGFEWSEFVRQCYEIGYRSMMLVGITSFIMGAVLILQLRPSLVSFGEESMLPTTLAVSLIREIGPVITALICSGKIASSIGAELGSMKVTEQIDAMEVSGASPLQYLVVTRILAVTCMVPLLTIIGDVIGLIGGFIALNITDSISYVLYFHKCVAAIDFSDFLPAFVKTIFFGFAIGFVGCYKGYNSNKGTESVGIAVNSAVVTASLWVFVIDAIAVQITSILFYK
- the ybeY gene encoding rRNA maturation RNase YbeY, with product MPAIQFFEEDIAYKLKNKTQVRQWITDTILAEGYKLKELTYIFCSDAYLLQINQQYLDHDTYTDIVTFDNSEIEGAIIGDIFISIDRIRDNAAKFGVTEATELHRVIIHGVLHLLGYTDKSVADKNKMTQKEDFYLNRRSFNS